From the genome of Sylvia atricapilla isolate bSylAtr1 chromosome 26, bSylAtr1.pri, whole genome shotgun sequence, one region includes:
- the NCLN gene encoding BOS complex subunit NCLN produces MLEEASEVLESVLKASCLPLSVLLFVPAVLLLLGPPPAAEAAHEFTVYRMQQYELGGQPYGTRSAVLNTEARTVEADVLSRRCVMMRLVDFSYEQYQKALRQSAGAVVIILPRSISSVPQDVVRQFMEIEPEMLAMETIVPVYFAVEDEELLSIYEQTRAASASQGSASAAEVLLHTATANGFQMVTSGAQSKAINDWLIPSVEGRLTGLGGEDLPTVVIVAHYDSFGVAPWLSHGADSNGSGISVLLELARLFSRLYTYRRTHAGYNLLFFASGGGKFNYQGTKRWLEDNLDHTDSSLLQDNVAFVLCLDTLGRGNSLHLHVSKPPKEGTLQHAFLRELEMVVASQFPEVKFSMVHKKINLAEDMLAWEHERFAIRRLPAFTISHLESHRDSLRNSIMDRRARIDTKALIRNTQIIAEALTRVIYNLTEKGAPADMQIFTDQMQIQQEQLESVMDWLSSQPRAAQLIDKDSTFLNTLEYYMGRYLKDVKQHHVKADKRDPEFVFYDQLKQVMNAYRVKPAIFDLLLAVCIAAYLGVAYVAVQHFGLLYKMIQRLSVKTKQQ; encoded by the exons aTGCTGGAGGAGGCGAGCGAGGTGCTGGAGTCGGTGCTCAAGGCCTCGTGCCTCCCGCTCAGCGTCCTGCTCTTCGTGCCCGCcgtgctcctgctcctggggccgccgcccgccgccgaGGCGGCGCACGAGTTCACGGTCTACCGCATGCAGCAGTATGAGCTCGGCGGGCAGCCTTATG GCACCAGGAGCGCGGTGCTGAACACGGAGGCGCGCACCGTGGAAGCGGACGTGCTGAGCCGCCGCTGCGTCATGATGCGCCTGGTGGACTTCTCCTACGAGCAGTACCAGAAGGCTCTGCGCCAGTCAGCCGGGGCTGTGGTCATCATCCTGCCACGATCCATCTCCTCTGTGCCCCAGGATGTCGTGCGG CAATTCATGGAGATAGAGCCAGAAATGCTTGCTATGGAAACCATTGTGCCAGTCTACTTCGCAGTGGAAgatgaggagctgctgtctATCTATGAACAAACACGGGCTGCTTCTGCATCACAGGGTTCTGCCTCGGCTGCAGAAG TTCTGCTGCACACAGCAACTGCCAATGGCTTCCAGATGGTGACCAGCGGGGCTCAAAGCAAAGCTATCAATGACTGGCTCATCCCCAGTGTGGAG GGAAGGCTGACAGGGCTGGGTGGAGAAGACCTGCCCACTGTTGTGATAGTTGCCCACTATGATTCCTTTGGAGTGGCTCCA tggCTGTCCCACGGGGCTGACTCCAATGGCAGTGGaatctcagtgctgctggaactGGCCAGGCTGTTCTCTCGCCTCTACACCTACAGGAGGACCCATGCTGG GTATAACTTGCTGTTCTTTGCATCTGGAGGTGGCAAGTTTAATTATCAAGGAACTAAGCGATGGCTGGAGGACAATTTGGACCACACTG attccagcctgctgcaggaCAATGTAGCATTTGTTCTCTGCCTTGACACTCTGGGCAGAGGCAATAGCCTTCATCTTCATGTCTCAAAGCCTCCCAAGGAGGGCACCTTGCAGCATGCATTTCTGAGAGAACTGGAGATG GTTGTTGCCAGCCAGTTCCCAGAGGTGAAGTTTTCCATGGTGCACAAGAAGATCAACCTGGCTGAGGACATGCTGGCGTGGGAGCACGAGCGGTTCGCCATCCGGCGCCTGCCGGCCTTCACCATCTCCCACCTGGAGAGCCACCGGGACAGCCTCCGCAACAGCATCATGGACAGGAG GGCACGAATAGACACTAAAGCACTGATCAGGAATACTCAGATCATTGCTGAGGCTTTGACAAGGGTCATCTACAATCTAACAGAAAAG GGAGCACCTGCAGATATGCAGATCTTCACAGATCAGATG caaatcCAGCAGGAGCAACTGGAGTCAGTGATGGACTGGCTGAGCAgtcagcccagggctgcccagctgATTGATAAAGACAGCACCTTCCTCAACACCTTAGAATATTACATGGGACGCTACCTGAAGGATGTCAAGCAGCATCATGTGAAGGCAGACAAACG GGACCCTGAGTTTGTTTTCTATGACCAGCTGAAGCAGGTGATGAATGCATACAG GGTCAAGCCAGCAATCTTTGACCTGCTCCTGGCTGTCTGTATTGCAGCCTACCTTGGCGTTGCCTATGTTGCAGTGCAG cACTTTGGTCTCCTTTACAAGATGATACAGAGATTATCCGTTAAAACCAAGCAGCAGTGA
- the S1PR4 gene encoding sphingosine 1-phosphate receptor 4 gives MDAPVLSWLLNRSLLLPLDSAQHPELRIDLLGTKASCLQLVATRNMNIILQHYNFSGKLTNRHSGDEGMGPVRTAFAVISSVIILENLLVLLAVLRCLRARRWVYSCIASITLSDLLAGIAYLCNLCLSGSKTFQLSPQLWFLREGILFVALAASTFSLLVTAIERYSAMVRPIAENEASKTLRLRGLIVSCWLLALVIGLLPLLGWNCLCDFQACSVLLPLYSKDYILFSVVMFSIILLGIIGLYISIFHLVQASSRQSSSRHGRRRSLRLLKTVLMILGAFILCWSPLFVLLLFDVFCETGACTHLHNLDWTLALALLNSGINPVIYSLRSVEVRRAVGSLLCCCCVRAGLCKPGSCLVISDINSGSSTESSLRYRDSFRSSVPNARPRAPLSSNSSMMSNLPSL, from the coding sequence ATGGATGctccagtgctgagctggctgctgaatcgctccctcctccttccactGGACTCTGCTCAACACCCCGAGCTCAGAATCGACCTGCTGGGCACAAAagcctcctgcctgcagctggtcGCCACGAGGAACATGAACATCATCCTGCAGCACTACAACTTCTCGGGCAAGCTCACCAACAGGCACTCTGGGGACGAGGGCATGGGGCCGGTGCGCACGGCCTTCGCCGTCATCAGCAGCGTCATCATCCTGGAGaacctgctggtgctgctggccgTGCTGCGCTGCCTGCGGGCCCGCCGCTGGGTCTACTCCTGCATCGCCAGCATCACCCTCAGCGACCTGCTGGCCGGCATCGCCTACCTCTGCAACCTCTGCCTGTCGGGCAGCAAGACCTTCCAGCTGTCCCCTCAGCTCTGGTTCCTGCGGGAGGGCATCCTCTTCGTCGCCCTGGCCGCCTCCACCTTCAGCCTGCTGGTGACGGCCATCGAGCGCTACAGCGCCATGGTGAGGCCCATCGCTGAGAACGAGGCCAGCAAGACCCTGAGGCTGCGAGGGCTCATCgtgtcctgctggctgctggccctggtCATCgggctgctgccgctgctgggCTGGAACTGCCTCTGCGACTTCCAGGCCTGCTCCGTGCTCCTGCCTCTCTACTCCAAGGATTACATCCTCTTCTCCGTGGTCATGTTCAGCATCATCCTCCTGGGCATCATCGGCCTCTACATCTCCATCTTCCACCTGGTGCAGGCCAGCTCCAGGCAAAGCAGCTCCCGGCACGGCCGCAGGCGGTCCCTGCGCTTGCTGAAGACGGTGCTGATGATCCTGGGGGCTTTCATCCTCTGCTGGAGTCCCCTCTTCGTCCTGCTGCTCTTCGATGTCTTCTGTGAGACCGGGGCTTGCACCCACCTGCACAACCTGGACTGGACCCTGGCTCTGGCGCTGCTGAACTCGGGGATCAATCCCGTCATTTATTCCCTGCGGAGCGTGGAGGTTCGCCGTGCCGTGGGgagcctgctgtgctgctgctgtgtcagggctgggctctgcaagcctggcagctgcctggTCATCTCAGACATCAATTCTGGCTCCTCCACGGAGAGCTCCCTGCGCTACCGCGACAGCTTCCGCAGCTCCGTGCCCAACGCTCGGCCCAGGGCGCCTCTGTCCAGCAACTCCAGCATGATGAGCAATCTCCCCAGCCTGTGA